The Papilio machaon chromosome 2, ilPapMach1.1, whole genome shotgun sequence genome segment CTTTAATGGAAATGTGCTTTAGAATTTCAAATGGCGTATCTGACGctcacataaataaaactaggGCTTGAGTTATGCGAAGAGGAAATGTAAGAGGTAGATACTGTTTTAGgagaatttgtttttttttttacaaaaataggatcataattattattatctgaACCTTCATCTATTTTCCTGTGTATCATATCAAATTGCCTACTTTTTCTGTTACATTTAACTAGGAACCAAGAAAATGTTCAGTATATATGTGAAGAAAACAATGTCAATTATACATTATGGAGCTTTCGTTCTAAATACTTTTACATCGATGATTTTTGATGgggtttttcttttgttttatttcttattttattcatcACTAATTCATTTGGATTTATGATTTTGTTTGTGCCGACAGGTGTTACGATTTTGTTATCGTTAACAGTTTTTCTCAACCTGGTAGCTGAAAAGATGCCTACAACATCGGATGCCATTCCCCTTATaggtattttataagtaaccaGCAAGAAATATGCACGTGGCAACTTTAGTTCCTTAGGATCCCACAAGGATGCGATCTTGGACCATTTTTGTTAATGTCTAATTTATTGAGTGTGGTTTTTATTGTGACTAAAAGGGTTTTTTGAGAAAtacttttcaatttttgaAAAGCATCGTGCACTGCAAATCAAAaagctagatttttttttctagagtTTGTTTTCACTGTTCCCGTCTTTTTTAGTGCATACCTGTCCTCCCTAGAAATTTATAGAAAGCATCGGTAAGTGATTTTGGGCATAGATACATTTACATTAGAATTCATTCTTAGATGAAATCACAACATGTTGCGGTCCCGAAAAACAAAAGCCAGTTTACACGGAGAGTTGTGTTGGATAAAATGCGAAGCCGGGGATCATGAGCATCCAGTAGGGTTAACACTATGTTTGATTTCAGGAGTCACTATTCTACTGTCGCTGACGGTGTTCCTCAACTTGGTAGCCGAGACCCTGCCGCAGGTCTCCGACGCCATTCCCCTGTTAGGTACACTGCCCACACCTGACCATCGTCCGATCCCACTTTATCCAATTTGTTTTCTGTTTTATCACTTCATTTTTTTGTcacctttgtttattttaattctatctgatgattttgttgttattaaattcattattttaaaacattacaaggAGTAAATTAAGTATATTAACAACTCTTtgaactaaataatttaattaaatattaaaacacctaaaaataacacataacTTACACTATCTTTGTGCTTTTAGTGACTCTTTATTCTAAGTATTGCCATAACACTTTCTTCctgtatatttgttttaacatcTGGTTCACATTAACACTGGAATCGATATCGTGTTTCTCTTATACGAGATCTACGTATATCTCTCTCTTATAATATATAGCTGAGAACATTCGCGTCCATTAACGATTtcgtaataacataaatatgctgatttaaaagtaaaagtaattatttccaatataacaaaagtataaatatgAAGCATGGcatgaatttcaaatattcgGATTCCGTAATGCTTGACAATATTTATGGAATCGCAAAGGTAAGTCCTTGAATTTTACAGCACTTTTAATGTTTCACGATAATTTTCTTCTACTTCTTCAAACACCATAGGACACGGAATCGATTCCATGGTGCAAaatatgtgttatttttaatttgagtgtttatgcttttttatctatttcttagccttatttattgttaatctaTCGCGAGATGTCCTAGATACTTGGAGGGTGGGTGGTGTAACATTAAAATCgtttctaaaatttattttattatgcataaataatgtaatcaaTAACTACGATtcattaaaatctataaaaatagtGGTTGCATGGTTactatgttttgttttgtttatgttttctcTTGAGCCCCAGTTACCAACTCAGCACACAAACAGGAAACGTCTTTGTCCAGAGTCATGCGGACGAAAAATTAGTTCTAAAGGTTATACGATTAATTAGAACACTTTGTTTTTCATAGAATTTCATATTGATGTTTGCAGGTGTAACTATTCTCCTGTCGCAAACTGTTTTCTCTCTATTGGTGGGACACGTTATCACTAAGACCTCAGAGGCGATCCCCCTAATAGGTGAGAAACACGCGTTAACAGCAAAAATGTCTAGAACTaaacaaatatcaataaataattgtgaaTAACCTGTTCTAAAGCAAACAGAGTGAATGGTTAGCGAGGGATATTATTTATGTCCGAAAatgttattagtaaaaaatattaaagtaaacaatattcCTCTCgccatttattaaaacttatttaaaatgaaatattaaatagaatgTAATTATCGCTTGattgatttaaaatcaaatgacagcatagatttttttttcaaattttgaaATGCAAATTCGTCTTGGAAATCCCTGTGCTTCGACATTTCTTCATGCTCTGTCGACACATGACATAGACGTATTGCACTCTAAGCGCTATTAAATTGCTCTGAATTCTAAATCTTTTGGAAATACTTttgattacaatttaataatatacttgtaatgtgttaaaataaattatttcttttctgCCTTCAGCCAGCTCTGTCCCTCCAAACTTACAACTGTACCactatttaatttcttcattAATTTATCCAGTGCgctctttttataaatttctaatattaaatttgtgacTACTGACGTCAATGAGCATGTTAAAtagattgaaataaaacaacaaactaaatatttactaaacgCACAACTCTCCTAGTTtgaaatttgttaatataacgCTATCTACGACTGGTTTCGCTTGTAGTTGTCTAAAAGGATGTGTTAAAGTTAAACAGCGATTATAATCATCAAAGTGGATGCGGGTAGGGAGGGTCCAGTCTCCAAGTATCTCGCGAACATCGGCTCTAGCTACTTTGCCTGGTCTGTCTATAACCCTATAACATTTCAGTGCAAACTCTAACTTTACATCAACTTTGTCAAAGGAACGATCTGCTGATAATGAAAATAgcaaattagtaaataattatactaataaCGTTCCTTTgtcaattgaataaaaatcttatacaaCTGCATATTTTCTGAATTCATtctttaattcataattagtATTTTGAGGTTCTTTCAAGTTGTATGAGGTTTTTAATagagaattattttttgaatgtttcatttattaatttaattaatttacttatcctaaaaacattaatacgaTGATTATATTTTGACATGTTCATGTgccttcaatttttttatacttattgcaaaaaaatattatataaaataaaaataatatatatatatttttaatttagtcaaTTTATAGTCATAGTATgtgtgtatttaaaatataataatggcatatataaattgaaatgcaTGAATGCTTTTGATGTTTTAAAGTAGtgtgttaaaatgttattaaaatccaaattaaacaaaatgtaccTAATTTTCTCCTTATTGAATtaacttttcaatttaataatttttgatactTGATATTGAATCATAtcatgattaatttaaaatacttacactATTGTGTTTGACTATTGaggtattttagtttttagccGTTGTTTTATTGATGATAAGTTCAGTAGGACATTTGTACAGCAAAATGTTTGTGATGCGCAGGAACATACTTCAATTGCATCATGTTTATGGTGGCTTCATCTGTGGTACTGACAGTGGTCGTACTGAATTACCATCATAGGACAGCGGATATACACGAGATGCCTCAATGggtaagaaatattaaaatacagtagtgtttcattttaacatttcaatagCCCAGAATAAACaagtacaaaaaacatttatgttaACCTAACAATGGAATTATTAggagttatatttttttcaaatagggATCGATGGGGACTTCAGGATTTCCATATTTGTATTCCGAACAAAGTTGTAGCTTCACCATTTAGTTTCGCTTATTTTGACTGCTTATTCCagattttttttgctataaatTTAAGCTTACACAATCCGACAGATAAAGACTGTATTCCTGCAATGGTTGCCGTGGATTTTGAGGATGTCGAGGCCGGGTAAGAAGATAACCCGGAAGACGATAATGATGACGAACAGGATGAGGGAGCTGGAGCTGAAGGAGAGGTCTTCCAAGTCGCTGTTGGCGAATGTTCTGGACATCGACGACGACTTTAGACACGCGCCGCCGCCTCCCAACAGCACTGCGTCCACGGGAAACTTGGGGCCAGGGTAAAATAAAACCACCTCATTTTGTTACCCAGTGCATTTGTTGTACTTTGGGTTAGGTAAAGTGTTGTGCactgtgggcctagcacgaataattGTGACGATCGCTATCAAATCCtcatcaacaaaatttgtacaaacatttttgtggCGTCGCTATAGGCCGTAGAGTaaaccaaaaatctcatactaattttgacataattgaggctgacgatacgaaggcgcttgtcgcaaatattcgtgctaagcCCTCCGAATTTGTAATCTAATCGTGGCGAGCTGACGATGATGaggttaagtaaaattaggTCGCAATCTTCCTACAAACAttgtattgatttaataaaacatattctttgttgtaattaaattcaaatcagACGACGCTATTTGTATTGTTTGCgttgtgaaaaataaacagtttaagtattataattcttaaaaCTAGCTTCAGAACAGTGATCGGATATTTTAGCGGTAgcttagtatttataaaataatccgACAAAATATTGTCTTTATCTATAACTAAAGtagaatactttttttaatataataaatttcaaaacatgTACGCAACAAACGCTAGATAAAGCACTCTCGATGAACAAAGAGAAATAAAGTTAGCAAAGTTAAAATCGATACAACTAGCAACTGGCTTTGTTAATCCAGGTGTTCAATATTCCGCACGGACTTCCGACGGTCGTTCGTGCGTCCCTCCACCATGGAAGACGTGGGCGGGCTGGGCAGCCACCACCGCGAGCTGCACCTCATCCTTAGGGAGCTGCAGTTCATCACCGCAAGGATGAAGAAAGCTGATGAAGAAGCTGAACTTATTAGTGATTGGAAATTTGCCGCGATGGTTGTTGATAggtaatttatattgaatctTAATTATACGTCGTTGAAtgattacatataaaattggaTTTTTGAACTACGAACTATATTAGTTTCGTGAGAAACAAAAGTAGGGGACAGACAGCTTATAAGAACTTTATGATGGAATTACGTATATCCGAAATACCTTGGACAAGATGCACTACTTCGAAATACATGTTtcaacatttcattttattaatacacatATTTGTCCCCAGGTTTTGCTTGTTTGTGTTTACTCTGTTCACAATCATCGCGACAGTCGCCGTGCTGCTATCTGCGCCACATATTATAGTGCAGTGAAGCAAACCGGTCAAACTCAAATACGAGAGAActaattttactgtaattataattgtttatttatatactattaTCTTATAACGTGGTTCAAACGCACACGTCATCATTAACTCTGTctaaatatagatataagtGAATTGTAATCTTTAACATAGTTTAAGTCCaacataattattgaaaaacaaatgtgATGTTGACTAGAAAGATGTTAAACAGATTCAATgttgacatttataatttgttattgaatataattataataataattgatacgattaaatgtgtaattaaaatttcgttAAAGTGCATTACTGGAAGATAATTACTTAGTGGGTATGTTTATTtggattgaatttttaaaggaaCGAGGCTGTCAAATACTGAACAGAAACTGAgttaactatatatatatatatatatatatatatatagttaacGTAATTtaactacatatatatatatatatatatatatatatatatatatatatatatatatatatatatatatatatatatatatatatatatatatatatatatatatatatatatatatatatgtagttaAATTACgttgttacaagatttttttcccATGAAGTAACTATGAAATCTTGAGGAATTGTTTACAGTTACTAtgcaaaatatagtttttttttttattaaatgaggGATCACTAACCATGACAAAGCCTTAGGGTATTAAGTACTTTATATAATGATTATACGAAATATCTctcaaaatgttaaattttaacttcggaacaatattgattttaattaatcgttTATTTAGGGTCATTCAAATTTACGATTAAAACTTTACCTAAGGCCGggaattgtttatattttatggaaTTGATTACAAAGTCAACAATTAAAAGGaaccaaattaaatatagatgaATAAAGTATAgagaaactttaaatatacaaataaatgtatgtatggataaaattaataattcatacaAATAGTTCAATCTGTATATCATTTATATAtgatatagataataaaaaaacattatgtacTCCATAATTAGACTAAGGGAATCTGTTACATGTATTACTAAGTGAcagatatataattataagtaaatatcaTTAATAGTTAATTATCCATTTGAGGTGTACATTATAGAGTAGTGAAACGAAGTTACGCAATTTTTGGTCTTAAAAGTTAGTtgaacttaaattatataaatatcaaaaaagtaCAGCGTAATGCGTTTCGAAATAATTCTTTCACAAAATTTCCTTAAGAAGTTTCTTtgcaattttcttttgtttgtttataaaacgtaATTAATATCCTGCTTATTAAAAATGCTCTTTTAGAGTTGCACATGTCGGAGTCAATCTACAGACCCATTAgcaataatgaaaaattgcTTCAAGTTCCCCGTTCGACGTGAAATAACGACTTGGGTAGTTACCCTTTAGCACGTTGGTAGTTCTAGGTACTATATCTTTACCTTTAAAGAGTTCATATTTCTCACATCTTTGTCTTTGTCCGTTCCTCAACTTCGCTCTTAGGTGTCGTGTTAGATTAGTGAATGTCGTGTCCTTGAATTATAgtctatgtaatatttataaattaaatagagtaaGTGGTACGGAGGCTCACcaataatagttattaaaataggaTTATTATCTCGATGTGTTCTCTCGGATGCAAATCGATATTTCATTTTCGAAAATCGATTTTGTCTTGTTTCGATTTGACTGTGCGTTTGGCAATGTTCTATAATCAAATGTTacgtttttgttatttgttaattgAAGGTAATACGTACTtttaggcccttcgtacacaaggcacagtaaatcttcgaaaccccGCGGTTTAGTCACTAAGCGATTACGCAATACAAAATCATAGAGGTTCATAGTGCGCGTtgccgacatttctatctgtcatcaACAAAGCCAGGTCAAGATCGTCTTGAGAAAAGTCGCCGTGATTTTCAAGATGAAGGAGCAAACCTATCCAGTTGACATGAAATCGCTATGGTTTTACAAACCGAATAGACGAAGCGCGTTGAAGATTTAACGTTGTCTGTACGTAGCGCGCAACGTGATTGTCGCGACGCAatcatacaatattagtttcgatgATTTACGTTGCTTTGTGTACGAGGGACCTTAAGGTTATTTTATTAGgtatattatgtatgttaGTTTGAAAGATACTTTTGTTATAAACGTACAAAATTATCTTGACTCCTAGGCGCTGTAAGTACATTAAGTTTTGTTCTTTTcgttgattattattttaatatttatatgggCATATCTAAACTGAACTTTATTTACTTGGAAGTGGTTActaaaatgacatttttaaaatcaattgaaatgttttaattagatttgTTAGTGCCAAAAAAATaggatttataaaataacttgttaCGTTTGATTTTTAGGGTTATAAATAGaggataaagttaagaattttattgtaaaataaaaataaaaacgaactAGATCTTTgttaataacttgaaatatgAACGGAACATTGTACCGTAACTATGAGGGCTAATCAgccaattaaataaaaaaaaaagtattttaattaaagtaaaaatatataaacgaGAGGTTGTGAAACAATTTAGTAAGCCGCGAGTTTCGGTgcaatgttaaataaattatacatataaaattgtagaaCAAGTCTacgttaaaatgaaaacaattttaaataaacctgCCCGGAACCGGGTTagtgtaaaatgtacaaatataacagaatcatatgttattttttcgctgcgttatatttttttcggacAATTTACTAAATCATttgagttttgttttatttgcatgCAAAAAAAgcctattttataaaatacatttcgttccaaaatacaaaaaataaatgcaactaAAATGGATCGGTATTTCTTTGGTGCACTTTTCGTAACACGAAAAAGCTTTTGCTTcggatgaaaataaaatttagttatttattttgtcttttaaattttgtacgaatagatataatttcaaaggttaacactttttgttatttattgaacGTAAAATGAAAGTTATCtttcaaaaatacaacaattatCATAACATTAACTGCCAAAAACGCactgataataaatattaaacatgcCACAAAAgaagatattattatatattttctgctgttttgtaataattaacaaaagtaATCACAGCTAAAAATTAATGCTGCTTAAATTGCTCTgtcgaataagggccaatgtgcaaattttCAGGAGAGTCTCTCAAAGTTTTAACCATATAGGTggcccttttacttcagcaaaaaaaaataacattaacaatgtatattatatttagtgcatgttaattaaactaagaggtagcttttaacacacgaaagtaaaaatcataaatttgttactttggcccttatacctATGACCCATCGTTTAGTTAACACGAAGTGAAACATTGATaggaacaaaatttaaaatttctgttCTATGCAGCTTGCAACTCACAATTTTGTCtctttaaaaacacttttaactCTACTCAGATCAACATTACTTTCAAACACATTTTATGAccgtaaattataaattttaaaaaaatgtttgtatggtattttttgtttagatttaatgtttatttatggtAGGTTTCTGAAAGTAATAACTTATTCATTATCGATCGATCGATCGTTATCCTTTATTGTTTAAGTTAAGCATTAGTGCGTTAAGAGTTTTTCTTACTGGCTATTAAAAGACCCCGAGTGTCAGTTAGtgaaaaaagttaactttcattttattttaccatacaaacattaaataacactGCACAACCGTAACGAAATGCTTTAATTATGAAACAGGTATTTTGGACTGTCGTGTACTTTCTTAACTCTATCTTTGTATTTCAAGAACCTTATAAATTGAAAGTTTTGAATACGGTTCTCACGTTTTACAGTATAtaagaatttatatattaaattttattttgtttgaagttgAGGCAATTAGGACAAGCATTTTAATTACAGAGTTAACTAGCAAACTTATATGTTTTAGAGTGAAAAAgacatgtaatttaattaatttaagattatttgtattataaaaagaacCTCTGATAATTTGTTACTCATTGActataattatatgaaataaataaaatcaaatgcaTAAAACGGTTGTAAATAATACCgaaatcaaaaatgttatatCTGTTTATCTATATACTATGTATATATGCAGTTCCAATATATTCGCCTCTATTGCCATATTACCTTACTACTTCAATTACTCATAcaactatttataatattatataatatatagaagTTATTCTCATTACTTATTGAATTATATACGATTCAATACATAAACTTTACATAACACATTCACATAATACATTCTTACATGCACACTCATACATCTGccagtattttgttttaaaagatcTTTACAATTGTGTTTTACGAGTAtacagtatttatataatacataaggTTCTTTATATATTCAGTAAATATGCGAGATATATGCTTGTTTACGCATACATATGGATTTCATTTATACattaatagattattttatagccGATATATGCCATTTTGTATagcacattatttatttttgtaactgtCACATAAATGTACTCCATATTGTGTTCCTGTGGCTTAACCATAgtcagaattattaaaataataaattaaaatatatgactgCAATTAAGCTGATTAAAATACAACCGATTATAAtgtaagtttataataaaggAAGCCCCTATGGaggttttatataatagtGAACGTTTTAAAAGACACGAaggtaaatttgtaaaaaaaaaatattaaactcgACGggtaaatatgtttattcgTAAAATTGACTATCGTAAGTAGTATtcgatttgtataaaaataaaaaataaagcaatctgatttatactaaatatgttgttttacttaccttatatattatattattaacaaaaatatatttactaaagtatgttaagataaataataagatataaGGAGACATGTTTGGAGTATGTAAGACGCATGGCACACTATGATTTATTACTAGTAGAATTTTCACTGCGTCTAAGCATGTCATACTAACCAAtgtcataataaaatgtgtcGTCATTTACATTACAACCtgttataaatcattttaataatattacaaattattttttagccgactgcggaaaattaaaaaaaaactaaacttaaaCAGAAGCCTActtgttattccagactatgttctacatctatgctaaatatCAACTAGGATCCGTTatgccgttctggagatactaaataacaaatcatccatccatctaaactttcacatttataatattagtaagataattgttaatataattttagagaTAATTCGATAACATGGCTAACTCTAAGCATAGCTCTACGCTTTTATTGAAAAGTTTGAAATTACGGCCTAATGTGGGCGTGGAAAggaatttcattattaatttcagaACGCCATGTGTCATTTTTATATCCTTACAGTGTACTATTCTCTGGTATTCTCTTTAAATTACCAATAAAAAGCTAGGATACATGTTATGAAATAGCCGAtcttatataacataatatattattttatttgtattttttcattcattttaatttgctATTGCATAATTAAAAGCCTACATTATCAATTATAAACGTAAATTTgctatgaatatttatatcccactagctatcgcccgtgactccgtccgcgcggatataaaaaaaactcaataagtagcctatgtgttgttccagactatgctctacatctgtgccaaatttcattaagaactgttaaaccgttccggagataccttcaaacaaacaatcatccatccatccatctaaactttcgcatttacctatataatattagtaagatgtcagCCTGATTACTTctagagtagagtgaatagtcATTTACAAAGCTAGAGCGTATCATCattagaccacatcatcacttcatcaAGTGGGATCGTAATCAAGCGCtagcttattcaatataagaaaaaataaaagtaattagtaAGACATTCCATTAAATCCAATATTACTATAAGatgtttgtaagtttttttacattcttagacatacatatattaagcTTGTTCACactacaaataatatattaaaagaaaaatttatatctttcgattttaatatactaaattattcaaaacattttatgcaACAAATGTTTTTCCGCTCGCGTGAAACGAAACAAAACAATCTGCTGTTGGCGACCGCATCGACGAAATAATACGCTATTTATAACCAGCAATTCAAACATAAAGTGATTCAGTCTGTTTGTATTGTACATGCGCGTTTGTTCCCGATAACGGCGAATTAAAAACGTTTACACCAGTAAATgcattgtgtttttataacaacGTTTGTTTTATCCATTTCTCTAAAAATTAATGCAAAATGACATATCAACAAACCGAAAGAATTTAAGTTACTTTAAGTTAATTGACATGCGAAAGAAAACTGGTATTTTCAAAGTCTTTggaattagtttattttttttttaaatatttttaaaaagataacttTACCTTAAAATAGTAAGAAGCAAGGTAGCAAGTTCACTTATTCAATTCAATATGATATCAAAGAGTTCGCGTAttcgtaaaagaatatataaattctaatatCTACTGAATACGATAAGTTATTAgagaataatgtttataagatttttggaCCTAATTTAATACACGATTCGTTTCTTTTAAGAATTAACTACTTTAAGAAGACACAACGAAGATTGTTGGTGTCGAAACACTGAATTTTcaagacataaaaataaaacaattgaatttttaaaacaactctAACAGAGACGATTAGTTAGCGACTTAGTGTAAGTGTGGCAGTTTGTGTTTCAATCAGAATGTAACGTTTAAAAAGATGTATATAACATGAATTCATATTTTTCCCCCCATTCCAAAACAAAAGTGTACTCGTGCAAGGAATtcgttaaaattcaaaatataacagACGGATGTTTTGTATTCTAAAACAGACAAGTTACGCGTCCTGATAGTTTAGGAGGTTTCtggatttatataaaaatttaaatatttattttgaatttggtATAACATggtgattttatttctttagttaTTGTTGTAGGACTttgatttatcatttattttcttcgaGACGATAAAAATCcactaaaatttgttttagtgAAAATTCACTAATTTcgtacaattattaaaatgtttttctatataatttttattttgacactttgttaaaataaataaactccaAAATTGAAGGTAACGAAGACattatcaaacaaaatacttgtgcaaattgtagatttattaaaaaaaagaaacacgaAACCTGACGAAAACAAGTTAAAAGACTTTAATTGAAGGTTATTGGTTCATAACACAATTTACAAGCTTTAAACTCACAATTGAAAGAGGACGATTATTGTTGAGGTGATGTAAACAATATCTAGACAAAGTAGATAAAATCGAATCAACAACAACCCcttaaataacaaaacgaattatgtatttacctaaaattaacttatgacaaatttatttatttgtaaccgTAAGAAAGTTGCAATTTAAGAGCGATatctttagaaaataaacgAACATTTTAGAGCCCAATAATAGTCATTATTATCCAGATTATGGTATCTATTGccgaattaaaacaaaaaaattaacagtcAGT includes the following:
- the LOC106716065 gene encoding neuronal acetylcholine receptor subunit alpha-7 isoform X4; translated protein: MAPILAALALLALLPVSEQGPHEKRLLNALLASYNTLERPVANESEPLEVRFGLTLQQIIDVDEKNQILTTNVWLNLEWNDYNLRWNDSEYGGVKDLRITPNKLWKPDVLMYNSADEGFDGTYQTNVVVRSNGSCLYVPPGIFKSTCKIDITWFPFDDQHCDMKFGSWTYDGNQLDLVLKDESGGDLSDFITNGEWYLIGMPGKKNTITYACCPEPYVDVTFTIMIRRRTLYYFFNLIVPCVLISSMALLGFTLPPDSGEKLTLGVTILLSLTVFLNLVAEKMPTTSDAIPLIGVTILLSLTVFLNLVAETLPQVSDAIPLLGTYFNCIMFMVASSVVLTVVVLNYHHRTADIHEMPQWIKTVFLQWLPWILRMSRPGKKITRKTIMMTNRMRELELKERSSKSLLANVLDIDDDFRHAPPPPNSTASTGNLGPGCSIFRTDFRRSFVRPSTMEDVGGLGSHHRELHLILRELQFITARMKKADEEAELISDWKFAAMVVDRFCLFVFTLFTIIATVAVLLSAPHIIVQ